Proteins encoded in a region of the Sander lucioperca isolate FBNREF2018 chromosome 18, SLUC_FBN_1.2, whole genome shotgun sequence genome:
- the LOC116035895 gene encoding homeobox protein six1b, with protein sequence MSILPSFGFTQEQVACVCEVLQQGGNLERLGRFLWSLPACDHLHKNESVLKAKAVVAFHRGNFRELYKILESHQFSPHNHPKLQQLWLKAHYVEAEKLRGRPLGAVGKYRVRRKFPLPRTIWDGEETSYCFKEKSRGVLREWYTHNPYPSPREKRELAEATGLTTTQVSNWFKNRRQRDRAAEAKERENSENSNAGGNKQNQLSPLDGGKSLMSSSEDEFSPPQSPDQNSALLLQGNMNHPGASAYPMSGLGPPQPVHSMHGHPHQLQDSLLGPLTSSLVDLGS encoded by the exons ATGTCTATATTACCGTCATTCGGGTTTACGCAGGAGCAAGTGGCGTGCGTTTGCGAGGTGTTGCAGCAGGGAGGAAACCTGGAGAGGCTCGGTCGCTTCCTGTGGTCTCTACCCGCTTGTGATCACCTCCACAAGAACGAAAGCGTCCTCAAAGCCAAGGCGGTGGTGGCCTTTCATCGGGGGAATTTCAGAGAGCTTTACAAGATCCTGGAAAGTCACCAGTTTTCTCCGCACAACCACCCGAAGCTGCAGCAGCTCTGGCTGAAGGCGCACTACGTGGAGGCGGAGAAGCTGCGCGGCCGGCCGCTCGGAGCTGTTGGGAAATACCGGGTGAGGAGGAAATTTCCGCTGCCCCGTACGATATGGGACGGCGAGGAGACCAGCTACTGCTTTAAAGAGAAGTCCAGGGGCGTCCTGAGAGAGTGGTACACGCACAATCCCTATCCGTCCCCGCGGGAAAAGAGAGAGCTGGCCGAGGCCACAGGACTGACCACCACGCAGGTCAGCAACTGGTTCAAAAACAGACGGCAGCGAGACAGAGCGGCAGAGGCGAAGGAGAG AGAGAACAGTGAAAACAGCAACGCAGGCGGCAACAAACAGAACCAGCTGTCCCCGCTGGACGGAGGAAAGTCTCTCATGTCCAGCTCGGAGGACGAGTTTTCTCCACCTCAGAGCCCCGACCAGAACTCAGCGCTTTTGCTTCAGGGCAACATGAACCACCCCGGGGCCTCCGCTTACCCCATGTCCGGCCTGGGGCCCCCACAGCCGGTGCACAGCATGCACGGACACCCGCACCAACTGCAGGACTCCTTGTTGGGACCTCTAACCTCCAGTCTTGTGGATTTGGGCTCTTAA